ATCAAACAGATGAGCCATTATAACACACCGTTGGATATCAATACAACTCCCTAGATTGACTGAGCCTCACAGATAGCTGCCCAAACCTGCCCTCAGTGTGTCCATACGTGTGGCTAGGGTATGGAACCCATTGTTATTCTGGGAAGAGGAGTGGTTGGAAACACTTGTCTTGGAACACTTGTCTACACAGCATCTTCAGTCCCCTTGATTTCGACTgactccctcttctcttctttaCTTCTTTTTGTTCTCTTTGCAGGCCACCACGTATCTCTGAGCTACGTTGAGGGGCGGGGAGTAGCCGTCTGCGTACGACGTGTCCTCAAACAGCACTGAGTAGTCGTCCTGGGgctgagagggcagagagagcatGGTGGTTAGTGGAGAGAACAGGGTTCACTGATTTGGGGTCAGTTGACCATTTTGATGGAGAGGAAGCTGCCAAGCGAGGGGCCAGCCTGGATGCAGGGTttggtgtacagtaacattaTCTCCAACTGAACCAGCTTCGCGTAGCTTCgtcatcaaataaaatgtattccaATGACATCAATaagtcccccccctcccctcctctccctttccttgTCTCACccggtgtgggtgtgtgtggataaGGGCTCTGTAGAAGCAGGTGGTCTGGGGGTAGAGTGCCAGCACCAGCTGGTCTTTACTGAACAGGGCCTCCGGGTCCGTCTCTGGGTTGGCCTTCCACTGGGGCAGGGGGATGATACGCCGCCTGCTCAGGGTGTGTCtcctggaggaggaggatgggagattgggggggggagagaagtagagtagaTAATTGTCATTACATCCGAGGTAAGATTTTCAGGGCATAAAATATAATGTACAAGACAAAATAGTAGGAAGAGAAATAAAGAAAATGAAGACAATGACTTACTCTTTTCCTTCCTCATCAATGTCATCCACTTCGTACCTGAAGGACAGAGCAGAAGAATACAACTCAAAACAGTCTGTGTTGTAGCTGATTGGCTAAAAGTGTTAAAGGCTGTAGTTGATTGGTAACAGTGGGATATGGCTGTACTTGATTGGCTAACAGTGGCTGGAGCTGATTTGCTGATAGTTACTTGTTGGTGGAGTGGCTGTAGCTGACCACCTCGGCCAGGATCCACTGTTCGTCTCCGTCCACGGCCTTGACCCGCGCTGCCACCTTGTCCCCCTGCTTGGCCACGTAGTCACTGCTGGCTGGCATCGCCCCACACAGGGGAGGAGgactggagaggaagaggagagggggatacagGGAAGGGTGGAGGGTTTAATATAGTAATGGAGGACAGAAAAAGGCAGGTGGAAGAAAAGTGGGGGAGGTACTGAACTTTAACTGTGCACAATAAGAACACAGATTTTCATTTACCGTTGTAAAACATTTTGCTATGTTGTGCAGTACTGAACAGGGCTCAGGAGAGAGACTGAATCATCAGACCCTACCTGTCTCCTGGCTTGCCGATCCACAGCGGGAGCGTCATGGCTGACTGTTGGAGCAGTGTCATCAGCACCCCCCTCCGCATGGTCTTCCTGGGGGGGTCATTGTCGCTGTTCACCCCTGCCATCTTAGCcgctgggggagaggagagagaggagatagtgaGGCATGGGCTGTATCTCAATAGTATACAGTGGCTCCTTcacctcgtctcctctccttcctaaaTAGGATGTAAGCTGTTATGAGAATTCAGTCACAGCCATACTCTCCTTACCTATTCGCCTCTCCTCCAATAAGGATTTGATCTCTGCAATTTTGTCGAGGGCATGACGAAGAATACTGTGGGGGAGAGAGTGGTGCCCGAGTTATTACTTTGGAATGGAGCTGTACTTACTTACTCCACATGGTGGCGATGATTTCTGAACGCAAGACAAAAACACATCTAATCACTGAACTACCACAGTTGCATAGGTGAAAGGAAACATTACATTAAATGGCTTACACCAAACCTATCATATCAGATCAGCAGACACTCCAAGGGGCATAGTGCAAGGGGCATAGGGATGTCAGTGTAGGCTACCCTGATGAAGACGGCTtgcctgtcgaaacgttggttattaaattattgcatctgagctcctagagtgggCGGCTCGCCTTTTCTTTTTCAGGTGTAGGCTACCGACCTGCACTCTGCCTCAGCGTCTGCTCTGGCTGTGGTGTAGAGTCCCCTCAGCTTAGTCCGGTAATAAGGGGAGGCTGGGGGAGATGGGGACAAGAATAACACcttattacactgtgtgtgtgtgtgtgtgtttgtctatccttgtggggatctaaaatcctcaaaagtccccacaaggatagtaaaataaagaacattctccctcgtggggacatttccccacatccccatgaggacaaaggctattttaatcttcgggtttagggttagggttacaattagggttaggataagaggTTAGTggtaaggtttagggttacaagtacgggttaggtttaggggttagggaaaataggattttgaatggaaattcattttaggtccccacgaggTTAGAAgaacataacgtgtgtgtgtgtgtgtgtgtggggtaaagaGTTAGCCAGACGACACATGAATAGAAACGGTGTGTAACTGTAATATGAAGAGTTCTAAAATAGTGTTGCAGTGTTGATGGACAAAGGGGAACGTGGCGAGGCGAGGTAGAGGCTCACTCTTGTTCTCAGTCTGCATCCTCTCATGTGTTTTCTGGATGTTGAGCAGGTTGTGTTCACTGCGCGACCGCTCCTCCTGAAAAAGAGAAGGAAAGGGATTAATATTACAAAGTGGTTGTTTCATAGGTGCAACATGACGCAGTAAATCAGCAAGAATAACATGTCATGTGCACGCAAAACCTCAATGTATTACAGTGACTTATGTTTTGGCAATGAGATTTAATTTGATCTCTGCATATCATTCCTATTCTGCATTGCTaggtatatttttttaatttatttaaataaataaaatattttagggtgtagatcagctttaatattgcatatagattgtagcttctgtcaatgtaattgtctgcatcacttccaatcgCCCATATGTTTCTTTgcaaataaatatatacacacacacacacacacagttcaagttggaagtttacatacaccttagccaaatacatttaaactcagtttatcacaattcctgacatttaatcatagtaaaaattcagttttaggtcagttaggatcaccactttattttaacaatgtgaaatgtcagaataatagtagagagaatgatttatttcagcttttatttctttcatcacattcccagtgggtcagaagtttacatacactcaattagtatttggtagcattgcctttaatatgtttaacttgggtcaaaagttttgggtagccttccacaagcttcccacaatacgttgggtgaatttggcccattcctcctgacagagctggtgtaactgagtcaggtttgtaggcctccttgctcgcacacgctttttcagttctgcccacaaattttctataggattgaggtcagggctttgtgatggccactccaataccttgactttgttgtccttaagccatttgccacaactttggaagtatgcttggggtcattatccatttggaagacccatttgcgaccaagctttaacttcctgactgatgtcttgtgaagttccttcaatatatccacataattgtcctgcctcatgatgccatctattttgtgaagtgcaccagtccctcctgcagcaaagcatccccacaacatgatgctgccacccccgtgcttcacggttgggatggtttcttcggcttgcaagcctccccctttttcctccaaacataacgatggtcattatggccaaacagttctatttttgtttcatcagaccagaggacatttctcaaaaaagtacgatctttgtccccatgtgcagttgcaaaccgtagtctggcttttttatggtggttttgaagcagtggcttcttccttgctgagcagcctttcaggttatgtcgatataggactcattttactgtggatatagatacttttgtacctgtttcctccagcatcttcacaaggtcctttgctgttgttctggaattgatttgcacttttcgcaccaaagtacattcatctctaggagacagaacgtgtgtcCTTCCTGAGCGAGCTACAGctatgtggtcccatggtgtttatacttgcgtactagtgtttgtacagatgaacgtggtaccgtcaggcgtttggaaattgtttccaaggatgaaccagacttgtggaggtcttcaattttttttctgaggtcttggctgatttcttttgcttgtcccataatgtcaagcaaagaggcactgagtttgaaggtaggctttgaaatacatccacaggtacacctccaattgactcaaatgatgtcaattagcctatgagaagcttctaaagccatgacataattttctggaattttccaagctgtttaaaggcacagtcaacttagtgtatgtaaacctctgacccactggaattgtgatacagtgaattataagtgaaataatctgtctgtaaacaattgttggaaaacttacttgtgtcatgcacaaagtagatgtcctaaccgacttgccaaaactatagtttgttaacaagaaatttgtggagtagttgaaaaacaagttttaatgactccaacctaactgtatgtaaacttccgacttcaactgtacacacacacatacacacacacacacacacacacacacacacacacacacacacatataaggtGGTAGGTAAATTGTTACCCAGAAGTTATTTGATATTTAGAGAAAAACGGTAGCATTGGACCATATGAGCCATAGGAGTGACATTTGAATATTACTAGCGAGGTAGCTATTTATTTATCAAATAACCGTCCTCCACTGTGGTCCCTGAGTCACTGGTCAGTGCTTCTGATGACAACATCACTTGGGCGTAGCaattaatatacactgctcaaaaaataaagggaatacttaaacaacacaatgtaactccaagtcaatcacacttctgtgaaatcaaactgtccaggaagcaacactgattgacaataaatttcacaagctgttgtgcaaatggaat
Above is a window of Salmo salar chromosome ssa03, Ssal_v3.1, whole genome shotgun sequence DNA encoding:
- the sgf29 gene encoding SAGA-associated factor 29 (The RefSeq protein has 2 substitutions compared to this genomic sequence), producing MSADTKIAELLTELHQLIKQTQEERSSSEHNLLNIQKTHERMQTENKTSPYYRTKLRGLYTTARADAEAECSILRHALDKIAEIKSLLEERRIAVKMAGVNSDNDPPRKTMRRGVLMTLLQQSAMTLPLWIGKPGDSPPPLCGAMPASSDYVAKQGDKVAARVKAVDGDEQWILAEVVSYSHSTNKYEVDDIDEEGKERHTLSRRRIIPLPQWKANPETDPEALFSKDQLVLALYPQTTCFYRALIHTHPHRPQDDYSVLFEDTSYADGYSPPLNVAQRYVVACKENKKK
- the sgf29 gene encoding SAGA-associated factor 29 isoform X1, with product MSADTKIAELLTELHQLIKQTQEERSRSEHNLLNIQKTHERMQTENKTSPYYRTKLRGLYTTARADAEAECSILRHALDKIAEIKSLLEERRIAAKMAGVNSDNDPPRKTMRRGVLMTLLQQSAMTLPLWIGKPGDSPPPLCGAMPASSDYVAKQGDKVAARVKAVDGDEQWILAEVVSYSHSTNKYEVDDIDEEGKERHTLSRRRIIPLPQWKANPETDPEALFSKDQLVLALYPQTTCFYRALIHTHPHRPQDDYSVLFEDTSYADGYSPPLNVAQRYVVACKENKKK